From Skermanella sp. TT6, a single genomic window includes:
- a CDS encoding ABC transporter ATP-binding protein, translating into MAALAENLVDIRDLAIAYGAAPPVLSGFTAELERGSFTAVVGPSGVGKSTLLRVLAGLTAPAAGTVRMPVRSETGRRPVALVFQEARLLPWRRVLDNVAFGLEGTGLSKADRLARARDTLSLVGLADMAGRWPHQLSGGQRQRINLARALSVRPDLLLLDEPFSALDAITRQTLQDELLRLWGETGTTMLFVTHDLDEAVYLADRVVLLGGKPAGIVRDFDVDLARPRERDTVHFADTVRTIRAALSESVSDGAGI; encoded by the coding sequence ATGGCAGCGCTAGCCGAAAACCTCGTCGATATCCGGGACCTCGCCATCGCCTACGGCGCGGCTCCGCCGGTGCTGTCCGGCTTCACCGCGGAACTGGAGCGCGGCTCCTTCACCGCGGTCGTCGGGCCGTCGGGCGTGGGCAAGTCGACCCTGCTGCGCGTGCTGGCCGGGCTGACCGCTCCCGCGGCCGGCACGGTCCGGATGCCGGTCAGGTCCGAGACCGGCCGCCGGCCGGTGGCCCTGGTCTTCCAGGAGGCCCGCCTGCTGCCCTGGCGGCGGGTGCTGGACAACGTCGCCTTCGGGCTGGAGGGCACCGGCCTTTCGAAGGCCGACCGGCTGGCCCGCGCGCGCGACACGCTGTCGCTGGTCGGCCTCGCCGACATGGCCGGGCGCTGGCCCCACCAGCTGTCCGGCGGCCAGCGCCAGCGCATCAACCTGGCCCGCGCCCTGTCGGTACGGCCGGACCTGCTGCTGCTGGACGAGCCGTTCTCCGCCCTGGACGCGATCACCCGCCAGACCCTTCAGGACGAGCTGCTGCGGCTGTGGGGCGAGACCGGCACGACCATGCTGTTCGTGACCCACGACCTGGACGAGGCCGTCTATCTGGCGGACCGGGTCGTGCTGCTGGGCGGCAAGCCGGCCGGGATCGTCCGCGACTTCGACGTGGACCTGGCACGCCCGCGCGAACGGGACACCGTCCACTTCGCCGACACCGTCCGGACCATCCGGGCGGCCCTATCCGAGTCGGTCAGCGACGGCGCCGGCATCTGA
- a CDS encoding ABC transporter permease: protein MQRSLLAAVGLAAFLILWEAVPRLGLVSPLFLPPPTSLPQAFLREISGGYWLDAVIASLRHYLLGLALGTGLGVALGIATALYDKLEAALSWVIRLLRPVPGLAWVPFAIVWFGISEAAATFIIIIGVFWINYYAAYGAAKAIDKDLLEVADAFGHRGTWAKLVKIVLPGSTAGILAGVRTGLGQAWMAVVAAELFGVPGLGQRMIQASSLLATDVVVVYMITIAALYGLTDALFVQIRDRLLRWQR from the coding sequence ATGCAACGATCCCTGCTCGCCGCCGTCGGGCTTGCCGCCTTCCTGATCCTGTGGGAGGCGGTCCCGCGCCTTGGCCTGGTCTCGCCGCTGTTCCTGCCGCCGCCCACCAGCCTGCCGCAGGCCTTCCTGCGCGAGATCTCCGGCGGATACTGGCTGGACGCGGTGATCGCGAGCCTGCGCCATTACCTGCTCGGGCTGGCGCTCGGCACCGGGCTGGGCGTGGCGCTCGGCATCGCGACGGCGCTCTACGACAAGCTGGAAGCGGCGCTGTCCTGGGTGATCCGGCTGCTGCGGCCGGTCCCGGGCCTGGCCTGGGTCCCCTTCGCGATCGTCTGGTTCGGCATCAGCGAGGCGGCCGCGACCTTCATCATCATCATCGGCGTGTTCTGGATCAACTACTACGCCGCCTACGGCGCCGCCAAGGCGATCGACAAGGACCTGCTGGAGGTGGCCGACGCCTTCGGGCATCGCGGCACCTGGGCCAAGCTGGTCAAGATCGTGCTGCCCGGATCGACGGCCGGCATCCTGGCCGGCGTCCGCACCGGGCTGGGGCAGGCCTGGATGGCGGTGGTCGCGGCCGAGCTGTTCGGCGTGCCCGGCCTGGGCCAGCGGATGATCCAGGCGTCGAGCCTGCTGGCGACCGACGTGGTCGTCGTCTACATGATCACCATAGCGGCGCTGTACGGCCTGACCGACGCGCTTTTCGTGCAGATCAGGGACCGGTTGCTCAGATGGCAGCGCTAG
- a CDS encoding ABC transporter substrate-binding protein: MSTLLSKVRRLAAATALLIAGGATAAEATDVRVGFIPVVGSGQLFVIDGEGWAKDAGLTLKLTQFESGPAMISALASGTLDAYYGGIGPIMVASARGIDVKVYASAAIEEMTVVGRGGFGTQANAATAAGFKEFVEREGRPVRIATQPPGSVPDTVLRYWLQNVVKADPATYQITAMGIEATQQALLAGAVDAATIREPTLTVVRQRDPNTKLLALGGQMLPNQPGSVLALTGAFVKANPEAAKTMVALNTRATTLLKEEPNRAAKHLQKGLGKGITDLATFEQAVVSPASKFVADPMTIKDATGVMQDFQLQLGVLEKAADLNVLFDDSFYRATAR; this comes from the coding sequence ATGTCGACTCTGTTGTCCAAGGTGCGCCGTCTCGCGGCCGCAACCGCCCTCCTGATCGCCGGCGGCGCAACGGCGGCCGAGGCCACCGACGTGCGCGTCGGGTTCATCCCCGTGGTCGGGTCGGGACAGCTGTTCGTCATCGACGGCGAGGGCTGGGCCAAGGATGCCGGGCTCACCCTCAAGCTCACGCAGTTCGAGTCGGGTCCGGCGATGATCAGCGCCCTGGCCTCGGGCACGCTCGACGCCTATTACGGCGGCATCGGCCCGATCATGGTGGCGAGCGCCCGCGGCATCGACGTGAAGGTCTACGCCTCCGCCGCGATCGAGGAGATGACCGTGGTCGGGCGCGGCGGCTTCGGCACCCAGGCGAACGCCGCGACGGCCGCCGGCTTCAAGGAATTCGTCGAACGGGAGGGCCGCCCGGTCCGCATCGCGACCCAGCCGCCCGGCTCCGTTCCCGACACCGTGCTGCGCTACTGGCTGCAGAACGTCGTGAAGGCCGATCCCGCGACGTACCAGATCACCGCCATGGGGATCGAGGCGACCCAGCAGGCGCTGCTGGCCGGCGCCGTCGATGCCGCGACGATCCGCGAGCCGACCCTGACCGTGGTCCGGCAGCGCGATCCCAACACCAAGCTGCTGGCGTTGGGCGGCCAGATGCTGCCCAACCAGCCGGGTTCCGTGCTGGCGCTGACCGGCGCCTTCGTCAAGGCCAATCCGGAGGCCGCCAAGACGATGGTGGCGCTGAACACCCGGGCCACGACCCTGCTGAAGGAGGAGCCGAACCGGGCCGCCAAGCACCTGCAGAAGGGCCTGGGCAAGGGCATCACCGACCTTGCGACCTTCGAGCAGGCCGTGGTGTCGCCGGCCAGCAAGTTCGTCGCCGACCCGATGACCATCAAGGACGCCACCGGCGTGATGCAGGACTTCCAGCTTCAACTGGGCGTGCTGGAGAAGGCTGCCGACCTGAACGTGCTGTTCGACGACAGCTTCTACCGGGCCACGGCGCGCTGA
- the metZ gene encoding O-succinylhomoserine sulfhydrylase, translated as MSKNDTSPENGTPATLRPRTRMVHVGTLRTGFDETCEAIFMTSGYVYGSAEEAEAAFATDGLRYVYSRFRNPTVAMFEDRLAAYEGAQRCFATGSGMAAVFAALMCQLKAGDRIVAPRALFGSCLHIVKNLAPQYGIETTLVDGTRAEEWRDALSRPANVVFLETPSNPMLDIVDLGLVCELAHAAGARVVVDNVFATPVLQRPLEFGADIVVYSATKHIDGQGRCLGGAILCDDKFAETLAPFLRHTGPALSPFNAWLLLKGLETMDLRVAAQTDAAQRIAEFLDGHPRIARTLYPGLKSHPQYELAQRQMGGGSTLVAFDVAGGKAEAFRLMNGLRIVKISNNLGDSKSLITHPATSTHQKLSDEDKAAVGISPASIRLSVGLEDAADLIEDLDQALARA; from the coding sequence ATGAGCAAGAACGACACTTCCCCCGAGAACGGCACCCCCGCAACGCTGCGGCCGCGCACCCGCATGGTCCATGTCGGCACCCTGCGGACCGGCTTCGACGAGACCTGCGAAGCCATCTTCATGACGTCGGGCTATGTCTACGGCTCGGCGGAGGAGGCCGAGGCCGCCTTCGCGACCGATGGGCTGCGCTATGTCTATTCGCGCTTCCGCAACCCGACTGTCGCCATGTTCGAGGACCGGCTGGCGGCCTACGAGGGGGCGCAGCGCTGCTTCGCCACCGGCAGCGGCATGGCGGCGGTGTTCGCGGCGCTGATGTGCCAGCTCAAGGCCGGCGACCGCATCGTGGCGCCCCGCGCGCTGTTCGGGTCGTGCCTGCACATCGTCAAGAACCTGGCGCCCCAGTACGGGATCGAAACGACCCTGGTGGACGGCACCAGGGCGGAGGAGTGGCGCGACGCCCTGAGCCGCCCGGCCAACGTCGTGTTCCTGGAGACGCCGTCCAACCCGATGCTCGACATCGTGGACCTGGGCCTGGTCTGCGAACTGGCCCATGCCGCCGGCGCCCGCGTGGTGGTGGACAACGTCTTCGCGACCCCGGTGCTCCAGCGGCCATTGGAGTTCGGCGCCGACATCGTGGTCTATTCCGCGACCAAGCATATCGACGGCCAGGGCCGGTGCCTGGGCGGCGCCATCCTGTGCGACGACAAGTTCGCCGAGACGCTGGCCCCCTTCCTGCGGCACACCGGCCCGGCGCTGAGCCCGTTCAACGCCTGGCTGCTGCTGAAGGGGCTGGAGACCATGGACCTGCGGGTCGCCGCCCAGACCGACGCGGCCCAGCGGATCGCGGAGTTCCTGGACGGGCACCCCCGGATCGCCAGGACGCTCTATCCCGGCCTGAAGAGCCATCCCCAGTACGAGCTGGCGCAGCGCCAGATGGGCGGCGGCAGCACGCTGGTCGCCTTCGACGTCGCCGGCGGCAAGGCGGAGGCGTTCCGGCTGATGAACGGGCTTCGGATCGTCAAGATCTCCAACAACCTGGGCGACAGCAAGAGCCTGATCACCCACCCCGCGACCAGCACCCACCAGAAGCTCTCCGACGAGGACAAGGCGGCGGTCGGGATCAGCCCGGCCAGCATCCGCCTGTCGGTCGGGCTGGAGGACGCGGCCGACCTGATCGAGGACCTGGACCAGGCGCTCGCCCGGGCCTGA
- the ftsH gene encoding ATP-dependent zinc metalloprotease FtsH: protein MKTFLKRHARVIAIVAALVVTGALTGGAGLAYVYASGSGGAAALLSRIDRQEVGQSEFADRLAAGRIASLAVAGNRIEFTDRDGVHGVTTVLWTDALRQAVAAPGIPMTVEPTEGGALLTTNRWLDVLLKLNMVGFLAFALVFMVSMMRSPVKKAGTATSHVRFSDVAGVDEARAELTELVDFLKHPGRFKGIGAGIPKGVLLVGPPGTGKTLLARAVAGEAGVPFYAVTGSDFVEMYVGVGAARIRRLFRDARKRAPCILFIDEIDALARARGATSPSGGQIETENTLNQLLAEMDGFARASGLIVIAATNRVDVLDPAIVRPGRFDRHVFVGNPDIKGRAAILAVHAARVALDSDVDLTLVARGTPGMSGADLANLVNEAALRAARAGRALVSMADFEQARDKIVMGGEKATVMSEDERRLTAFHEAGHALVAWRSRHSDPVHKVTIVPRGRSLGMMVRLPLEDRFCLSRARLEAELDVTMGGRAAEEIVFGRDFVTTGAAGDIQMATDIATKMVTTWGMSDRFGMVAYGGGAAPAAATAARSPAGEPGALSPQVAEEVRGIIDAAYRRAYDLIAADLPRLHELADGLLRDETLDAAAVRAILERDADRGAPPSVRLVQADPDHYELAV, encoded by the coding sequence ATGAAAACCTTCCTTAAACGGCATGCGCGGGTGATCGCGATCGTGGCAGCCCTGGTGGTCACCGGGGCGCTGACCGGCGGCGCCGGGCTGGCCTATGTCTACGCTTCCGGCTCCGGCGGTGCGGCGGCGCTGCTCAGCCGGATCGACCGGCAGGAGGTCGGGCAGAGCGAGTTCGCCGATCGTCTCGCCGCCGGACGGATCGCGTCCCTCGCCGTCGCCGGCAACCGGATCGAATTCACCGACCGCGACGGCGTCCACGGCGTCACCACCGTCCTGTGGACCGACGCCCTGCGTCAGGCGGTCGCGGCCCCCGGCATCCCGATGACCGTCGAGCCGACGGAGGGCGGCGCCCTGCTGACCACCAACCGCTGGCTCGACGTGCTGCTGAAGCTGAACATGGTGGGCTTCCTGGCCTTCGCCCTGGTCTTCATGGTCAGCATGATGCGCTCGCCGGTCAAGAAGGCGGGCACCGCCACCTCCCACGTCCGGTTCTCCGACGTGGCCGGCGTGGACGAGGCGAGGGCCGAGCTGACCGAGCTGGTCGATTTCCTGAAGCATCCGGGCCGGTTCAAGGGCATCGGCGCCGGCATCCCCAAGGGCGTGCTCCTGGTCGGTCCTCCCGGCACCGGAAAGACCCTGCTGGCCCGCGCCGTGGCGGGGGAGGCGGGGGTGCCGTTCTACGCCGTCACCGGGTCCGACTTCGTGGAGATGTATGTCGGCGTCGGCGCCGCGCGCATCCGCCGGCTGTTCCGCGACGCCCGCAAGCGCGCGCCCTGCATCCTGTTCATCGACGAGATCGACGCGCTGGCCCGGGCCCGCGGCGCCACCTCGCCGAGCGGCGGCCAGATCGAGACCGAGAACACCCTGAACCAGCTCCTGGCCGAGATGGACGGCTTCGCCCGGGCCAGCGGCCTGATCGTGATCGCGGCGACCAACCGGGTGGACGTGCTCGACCCCGCGATCGTGCGGCCCGGCCGGTTCGACCGGCACGTCTTCGTCGGCAATCCCGACATCAAGGGCCGCGCCGCCATCCTGGCGGTCCATGCCGCCCGCGTGGCGCTGGACTCCGACGTGGACCTGACGCTGGTGGCGCGCGGCACGCCCGGCATGTCGGGCGCCGACCTCGCCAACCTCGTCAACGAGGCGGCGCTCCGGGCGGCCCGCGCGGGCCGCGCCCTGGTCTCCATGGCCGACTTCGAGCAGGCCCGCGACAAGATCGTCATGGGTGGCGAGAAGGCCACCGTCATGTCCGAGGACGAGCGCCGCCTGACCGCCTTCCACGAGGCCGGGCACGCGCTGGTCGCCTGGCGCTCCAGGCATTCCGACCCGGTCCACAAGGTCACCATCGTGCCGCGCGGCCGGTCGCTGGGCATGATGGTCCGGCTGCCGCTGGAGGACCGCTTCTGCCTGTCCCGGGCGCGGCTGGAGGCCGAGCTGGACGTCACCATGGGCGGCAGGGCGGCCGAGGAGATCGTGTTCGGCAGGGACTTCGTGACCACCGGCGCCGCCGGCGACATCCAGATGGCGACCGACATCGCGACCAAGATGGTCACCACCTGGGGCATGTCCGACCGATTCGGCATGGTCGCCTACGGCGGGGGCGCGGCACCGGCCGCCGCGACCGCGGCGCGCTCCCCCGCCGGCGAGCCGGGCGCCCTGTCGCCCCAGGTCGCCGAGGAGGTGCGCGGCATCATCGACGCGGCATACCGCCGCGCATACGACCTGATCGCCGCCGACCTGCCCCGCCTGCACGAACTGGCCGACGGCCTGCTGCGCGACGAAACCCTCGATGCCGCCGCCGTCCGGGCCATCCTGGAGCGGGACGCGGACCGCGGGGCGCCGCCCAGCGTCAGGCTTGTCCAGGCCGATCCGGACCATTATGAATTGGCGGTATGA
- a CDS encoding RT0821/Lpp0805 family surface protein — protein sequence MKKFLLAAAVLALAGCADKPAGPGAAVVIPEAAPLVTLDDSDRTIIDQTLQAASRGGVGKPVQWSNPATGKNGAVTVIRQGYTRDGKLCQEFHLVASKGVVRAQQVGKACRESGKWSPEGGYTLGS from the coding sequence ATGAAGAAGTTCCTCCTGGCCGCCGCCGTCCTCGCCCTGGCGGGATGCGCCGACAAGCCCGCCGGGCCGGGCGCCGCCGTGGTGATCCCGGAAGCCGCCCCCCTGGTCACGCTGGATGACAGCGACCGGACGATCATCGACCAGACCCTCCAGGCGGCGTCGCGCGGGGGCGTCGGCAAGCCGGTCCAGTGGTCCAACCCGGCGACCGGCAAGAACGGCGCCGTCACGGTGATCCGCCAGGGCTACACCCGCGACGGCAAGCTCTGCCAGGAATTCCACCTGGTCGCCAGCAAGGGCGTCGTCCGCGCCCAGCAGGTCGGCAAGGCCTGCCGCGAGTCGGGCAAATGGTCCCCCGAAGGCGGCTATACCCTGGGGAGCTGA
- a CDS encoding XRE family transcriptional regulator: MSGRKSFAVLRSKMSPESKARIEEKKNLLRNEMALHELREARRLTQAALGETLKVDQSAVAKMEKRTDMYVSNLRRFVEAMGGELRVVAHFPEGDVVIRNFAEVEGRSAD, translated from the coding sequence ATGAGTGGACGCAAGAGCTTCGCAGTCCTGCGATCCAAAATGAGCCCCGAAAGCAAGGCTCGGATCGAGGAAAAGAAGAACCTCCTGCGCAATGAGATGGCGCTGCACGAGTTGCGTGAAGCGCGGCGCCTGACCCAGGCCGCGCTTGGCGAGACATTGAAGGTCGATCAATCCGCCGTCGCGAAGATGGAAAAACGCACAGACATGTATGTCAGCAATCTCAGGCGATTCGTCGAGGCAATGGGCGGGGAATTGCGGGTGGTCGCCCATTTTCCCGAGGGCGACGTCGTGATCAGGAACTTCGCGGAGGTGGAGGGCCGCTCGGCGGATTAA
- a CDS encoding type II toxin-antitoxin system RelE/ParE family toxin, which yields MTTTVEHTDEFEDWWDTLAESEQEDVAAIVDLLTEQGARLRFPYSSGVNGSRHGHMRELRIQSGGRPIRLFYAFDPRRQAILLIGGDKTGRDRFYQEMIPVADDLYDVYLDELREEGLIQ from the coding sequence ATGACGACCACCGTTGAACACACCGATGAATTCGAGGATTGGTGGGATACCCTGGCCGAGTCGGAACAGGAAGACGTCGCGGCGATCGTCGACCTCTTGACCGAGCAGGGAGCCCGCCTCCGGTTTCCCTATTCTTCGGGCGTCAACGGCTCCCGGCACGGACATATGCGCGAACTGAGGATACAGAGCGGCGGACGGCCTATCCGCCTATTCTACGCCTTTGACCCCCGGCGGCAGGCCATTCTTCTGATAGGTGGCGACAAGACCGGACGGGATCGCTTCTACCAAGAAATGATACCGGTCGCCGATGATCTCTATGACGTGTATCTCGACGAGTTGAGAGAGGAAGGGTTGATCCAATGA
- the mutS gene encoding DNA mismatch repair protein MutS: MRAPETKRPENTFPDSDPVAVPDTTLASPSAIPPASTPMMAQYLEIKQAHPGCLLFYRMGDFYELFFDDAVAAAATLDITLTRRGQHNGEDIPMCGVPVHSHENYLLRLIRHGHRVAICEQMEDPAEAKKRGGKSVVRRAVVRVVTPGTLTEDSLLDARANNFLGALAETAGGAGLAWLDLSTGELTLQPVSRDGLAAALQRLDPQELVLPERLVQQPDLFELFGEWKSRLTVQPNSRFDSENGRRRLLDLFGVGTLDAFGSFSRAEVAAAGALVDYVELTQKGRVPRLNPPRQLAQGAVMEIDQATRRNLELTRTLTGERRGSLLAAIDRTVTGPGARLLAAWLSAPSTDRGEISGRLDMVDFFLAEDRVRAEARALLRQCPDMERALSRLALGRGGPRDLACVRDGLVRAVEMRRVLAGAGMTPGPAGIETAAAGLGEHSTLIDRLERALAPDLPLLARDGGFIARGFALHLDDLVTLRDESRRLIAAMQARYADLSGVSGLKIRHNNVLGYYIEVTPTHADKLMSGKAAETFIHRQTLASAVRFTTVELGELERKISEAADKAVAVELALFDELVGDTTARADRIGEAARALALLDVTTALAELAEERRYCRPVVDDSLEFDIRGGRHPVVEAALTASDGSRFVANDCNLAPDDRLWLLTGPNMAGKSTFLRQNALIAVMAQIGSFVPAERCRIGVVDRLFSRVGAADDLARGRSTFMVEMVETAAILNQAGPRALVILDEIGRGTATFDGLSIAWACVEHLHEATRCRALFATHYHELTTLAAKLPRLSCHTMRIKEWQGEVVFLHEVAAGSADRSYGIHVAKLAGLPEAVIARAEQVLEILEKGEHGVSVARLADDLPLFSVALRRKDPEPAAPAGPSPVEQALKAINPDDLTPKAALDELYRLRAMLGG; the protein is encoded by the coding sequence ATGAGAGCCCCCGAGACGAAACGTCCCGAGAACACCTTTCCCGACAGCGATCCGGTTGCCGTGCCCGACACAACGCTTGCCTCCCCGTCAGCGATCCCGCCCGCCTCGACTCCGATGATGGCGCAGTACCTGGAGATCAAGCAGGCCCATCCGGGCTGCCTGCTGTTCTACCGGATGGGCGACTTCTACGAGCTGTTCTTCGACGACGCGGTGGCCGCAGCGGCGACGCTGGACATCACCCTGACCCGGCGCGGCCAGCACAACGGCGAGGACATCCCCATGTGCGGGGTGCCGGTCCACAGCCACGAGAATTACCTGCTGCGCCTGATCCGCCACGGCCACCGGGTGGCGATCTGCGAGCAGATGGAGGACCCTGCCGAGGCCAAGAAGCGCGGCGGCAAGTCGGTGGTCAGGCGGGCGGTGGTGCGGGTCGTCACCCCCGGCACGCTGACCGAGGACAGCCTGCTGGACGCCCGCGCCAACAATTTCCTGGGCGCGCTCGCCGAGACGGCGGGCGGCGCCGGCCTCGCCTGGCTGGACCTGTCCACGGGCGAGCTGACGCTCCAGCCGGTGAGCCGGGACGGTCTGGCGGCGGCGCTCCAGCGACTCGACCCGCAGGAGCTGGTGCTGCCCGAGCGGCTGGTCCAGCAGCCCGACCTGTTCGAGCTGTTCGGCGAGTGGAAGAGCCGGCTGACGGTCCAGCCGAACAGCCGGTTCGACAGCGAGAACGGGCGTCGCCGGCTGCTCGACCTGTTCGGCGTCGGCACGCTGGACGCCTTCGGCAGCTTCAGCCGGGCCGAGGTCGCGGCGGCCGGCGCGCTGGTGGACTATGTGGAGCTGACCCAGAAAGGCCGGGTGCCGCGGCTGAACCCGCCGCGCCAGCTGGCCCAGGGCGCCGTCATGGAGATCGACCAGGCGACCCGCCGGAACCTGGAGCTGACCCGAACGCTGACCGGCGAGCGCCGGGGCAGCCTGCTGGCCGCGATCGACCGCACCGTGACCGGTCCCGGCGCCCGCCTGCTGGCGGCGTGGCTGTCGGCCCCCTCGACCGACAGGGGCGAGATCTCCGGCCGGCTGGACATGGTGGATTTCTTCCTGGCGGAGGACCGGGTCCGGGCGGAGGCGCGGGCGCTGCTGCGCCAATGCCCCGACATGGAGCGGGCGCTGTCGCGGCTGGCGCTGGGCCGGGGCGGGCCGCGCGACCTGGCCTGCGTCCGCGACGGGCTGGTGCGCGCCGTGGAGATGCGCCGCGTCCTGGCCGGCGCCGGCATGACGCCGGGACCCGCCGGGATCGAGACGGCGGCGGCGGGCCTGGGCGAGCATTCCACCCTGATCGACCGGCTGGAGCGCGCGCTGGCGCCCGACCTGCCGCTGCTGGCCCGCGACGGCGGCTTCATCGCCCGGGGCTTCGCGCTCCACCTGGACGACCTGGTGACCCTGCGGGACGAGAGCCGCCGGCTGATCGCCGCGATGCAGGCGCGCTATGCCGACCTGTCCGGCGTGTCCGGGCTGAAGATCCGGCACAACAACGTCTTGGGCTATTACATCGAGGTGACGCCGACCCACGCCGACAAGCTGATGTCCGGCAAGGCGGCGGAGACCTTCATCCACCGCCAGACGCTGGCGAGCGCCGTCCGCTTCACCACGGTCGAGCTGGGCGAGCTGGAGCGGAAGATCTCGGAGGCGGCAGACAAGGCGGTGGCGGTGGAGCTGGCGCTGTTCGACGAGCTGGTCGGCGACACCACCGCCCGGGCCGACCGGATCGGCGAGGCCGCCCGCGCGCTGGCCCTGCTGGACGTGACGACGGCGCTGGCCGAGCTGGCGGAGGAGCGGCGCTATTGCCGGCCGGTCGTGGACGACAGCCTGGAGTTCGACATCAGGGGCGGCCGGCACCCGGTGGTCGAGGCGGCGCTGACCGCGTCGGACGGCTCGCGGTTCGTCGCCAACGACTGCAATCTCGCTCCCGACGACCGGCTGTGGCTGCTGACCGGCCCCAACATGGCGGGCAAATCCACCTTCCTGCGCCAGAACGCGCTGATCGCGGTGATGGCCCAGATCGGCAGCTTCGTTCCGGCGGAGCGGTGCCGGATCGGCGTGGTCGACCGGCTGTTCAGCCGCGTGGGCGCCGCCGACGACCTGGCGCGCGGGCGCTCCACCTTCATGGTCGAGATGGTCGAGACGGCGGCGATCCTGAACCAGGCCGGACCCCGCGCGCTGGTGATCCTGGACGAGATCGGCCGGGGCACGGCGACCTTCGACGGGCTGTCGATCGCCTGGGCCTGCGTCGAGCACCTGCACGAGGCGACCCGCTGCCGGGCGCTGTTCGCGACCCACTACCACGAGCTGACGACCCTGGCCGCCAAGCTGCCCCGGCTGTCCTGCCACACCATGCGGATCAAGGAGTGGCAGGGCGAGGTGGTCTTCCTGCACGAGGTCGCGGCGGGCTCGGCCGACCGCAGCTACGGCATCCACGTGGCCAAGCTGGCGGGTTTGCCGGAGGCGGTGATCGCGCGGGCCGAACAGGTGCTGGAGATCCTGGAGAAGGGCGAGCACGGCGTGAGCGTCGCCCGGCTGGCCGACGACCTGCCGCTGTTCAGCGTGGCCCTGCGTCGGAAGGACCCGGAACCGGCGGCCCCGGCCGGGCCGTCGCCGGTCGAGCAGGCGCTGAAGGCGATCAACCCGGACGATCTGACGCCGAAGGCGGCGCTCGACGAGCTTTACCGGCTGCGGGCGATGCTGGGCGGGTGA